A window of Verrucomicrobiota bacterium JB022 contains these coding sequences:
- a CDS encoding zinc ABC transporter substrate-binding protein: MRNLVRTLWGVVVCFWVCSLSAATAVVSVPPYRPIVEALLGEDAKVDVLLPPGQSCETYQPRPSQLSGLARADLVVLAGVDYEQAWRRRLGQLAPKAVVVDLKEDDHAHHDHDHAHDHHDHAPHQWTSPAKVLAQVDALEAGVKQLPGIDAAAVAERAEALRERLRALQTQIETLLAPYDGRLMLSYHPAFDPLGDEVGFRTLSIESGAAMPSPSRLREIIQTARQAGVTTVYVQPQDPKTAAQRVAQALGGQLVTIDPLEEDYFANLLAIAEQLATNWKAEHVAE; encoded by the coding sequence ATGCGCAACCTCGTTCGAACCCTTTGGGGGGTAGTCGTTTGTTTCTGGGTCTGCTCGCTGTCCGCAGCGACGGCAGTCGTCAGTGTGCCTCCCTATCGTCCCATTGTAGAGGCGTTGTTGGGCGAGGATGCTAAGGTCGACGTGCTGCTGCCGCCGGGGCAGAGCTGCGAGACTTATCAGCCGCGCCCCTCGCAGCTCTCGGGCCTTGCGCGGGCCGATCTGGTGGTGCTGGCGGGGGTCGATTACGAACAGGCCTGGCGTCGTCGCCTGGGGCAACTCGCGCCCAAGGCCGTGGTGGTCGATCTGAAGGAAGACGACCACGCGCATCACGATCATGACCATGCGCACGACCACCACGACCATGCACCGCACCAATGGACCAGCCCCGCGAAGGTGCTGGCGCAAGTCGATGCGCTGGAGGCCGGCGTGAAGCAGTTGCCCGGCATCGACGCGGCGGCGGTGGCCGAGCGCGCAGAAGCCCTGCGCGAGCGTCTGCGCGCCCTGCAGACGCAGATCGAGACCCTGCTTGCCCCATACGACGGGCGGCTGATGCTGAGCTACCACCCGGCTTTCGACCCGCTGGGCGACGAGGTGGGGTTCCGGACTTTGAGCATCGAGAGCGGAGCCGCCATGCCCAGCCCTTCGCGCCTGCGCGAGATCATCCAGACGGCGCGCCAAGCGGGAGTGACGACTGTTTATGTGCAGCCGCAAGACCCGAAAACGGCGGCGCAGCGCGTGGCACAAGCCCTTGGCGGCCAGTTGGTGACGATCGACCCCTTGGAGGAAGACTATTTTGCGAATCTGCTGGCCATCGCCGAGCAGCTTGCCACCAACTGGAAAGCCGAACATGTCGCCGAGTGA